A single Eubalaena glacialis isolate mEubGla1 chromosome 18, mEubGla1.1.hap2.+ XY, whole genome shotgun sequence DNA region contains:
- the LOC133077607 gene encoding ADP-ribosylation factor 1-like translates to MDRQNSQKEVAGFSLVEMSSEGGQGAAVRAATLWERNQHLPRGSSCAGRRGFLWPALLPLVYSVGRIFANLFKGLFGRKEMCVLMVGLDAVGKTTILYKLKLGEIVTTIPTLGFNVDTVEYKHISFTVWDMGGQDKIRPLWRHCFQNTQGLIFMVGSKDRERVNEAREELMRLLAEDALRDAVLLVFANKQDLPNAMNAAEITDKLGLHSLHHRNWYIQATCATSGDGLYEGPDWLSNQPRNQK, encoded by the coding sequence ggGGCCGCCGTCAGAGCTGCCACCTTGTGGGAGCGAAACCAGCACCTGCCTCGGGGTAGCAGCTGCGCCGGCCGCCGAGGGTTTCTCTGGCCAGCGTTGCTCCCACTAGTCTACAGCGTGGGGCGTATCTTTGCAAACCTCTTCAAGGGCCTTTTTGGCAGAAAAGAGATGTGTGTTCTCATGGTGGGCCTAGATGCTGTGGGAAAGACCACCATCCTGTACAAACTGAAGCTGGGTGAAATCGTGACCACCATTCCCACTCTAGGCTTCAACGTGGACACCGTGGAATACAAGCACATCAGCTTCACTGTGTGGGACATGGGCGGCCAGGACAAGATCCGGCCTCTGTGGCGCCACTGCTTCCAGAACACACAAGGTCTCATCTTCATGGTTGGCAGCAAGGACAGAGAGCGTGTGAATGAGGCCCGAGAGGAGCTTATGAGGCTGCTGGCAGAAGACGCACTCAGGGACGCCGTTCTGCTCGTGTTTGCTAACAAACAGGACCTCCCCAATGCCATGAATGCAGCTGAGATCACCGACAAGCTGGGGCTGCACTCTCTGCACCACAGGAACTGGTACATTCAGGCCACCTGTGCCACCAGCGGGGACGGGCTCTATGAGGGACCAGACTGGCTGTCCAATCAGCCCCGGAACCAGAAGTGA